The region GAACTCTACGTCGGTGATGCCGATAAACCCGAGGAACAGCTTCAGATAAGGGGTGATCAGATCGGTTGGCGTATCGGCGTGGATACCGCCGCGGCTGGAGATCACGATCGCTTTTTTACCCGTCACCAGGCCTTCTGCGCCTTCAGAGGTGTAACGGAAGGTTTGCCCGGCGCGGGCCACCAGATCGAAGTAGATCTTCAACTGAGTGGGGATATTGAAGTTGTACATCGGGGCACCGATGATGATGGTGTCGTGCGATTTCAATTCGGCAATCAGCTCATCGGAAAGCGCCAGCGTCTCTTTTTGATGTGGCGTCAATGGGTTATCGCCGGCGTTAAAACCGCCAATCACTTCGCCATCCAGTTCGGGCAGAGTTGGGTTGGCCAGATCGCGAAGGGTAAATGTGTCATCCGGATGCGCTTTTTGCCACTGTTCAACAAAAAAATCGACTAATTTTCCAGACTGGGAATAATCGCCCAGAATACTTGATTTCAGGACCAGTATGCGACTCATCAGGCTATCTCCAGACTTTCTCTAAGGTGTTGTTGATACGGTGTATAAGGCATCTTAGAGGCAAGTCGTGGTCAGTGATAGCGTAAAAATTCGCTGAGTTAAATCAAAAAAATTGAATGTAACGGGGTGCAGCAAGCACCCCGGCCAATCAGTAACGCGCCACGCGTTCAATCAGCAGTTCGATAAATCCTTCGCGATCAATACCGGTCAGCACTTCAACGTTGGCCGGCTTACCGCTCTGCTGAAAGTGATCCACCACCGTCATGCCGAGGGTATATTCCCCTTTGGTTTCCACGCCGACCCAGCGTTCGATGCCGGTAAACAGCTGCGGTGCCAGCAGCCAGGCGATGGTGCAGGGATCGTGCATCGCGGCACCCGGCAACCCGCGTGGGTGGCTGAGGTACAGCGGCAGATAGAAATCGAGCATCTCTGCGACCGCCTGCGCCACCGGATTGTCAATCTGGCGGATACGTTCGATATCCTGGGGCAGCACCAGTGCCTGATGGGTGACGTTCAACCCGGCCATGGTCAGTGGCACGCCGGATTTCAGTACGATTTCTGCGGCTTCGGGATCGACAAAGATATTGAATTCCGCCGCCGGCGTGGCGTTGCCGGCATTCATTCCGCCGCCCATAAATACGATGCGATCGATGTTGCCTTTCAGCTCGGCATGCTGTGCCAGTAACAGGGCGATATTGGTCATCGGGCCGGTGACCACCAGGGTGATCGGTTGCGGGCTGGTGCGCAGCAGCCCGGCTATCAGTTCCACGGCGGTTTGCGCGACCGGTTTTATCGTTGGCGTCGGCAGATGGGTATTGCCCATACCGGTTTTGCCGTGGACATGATCGGCAATCACCAGCGCGCGCATCAGCGGCGCAGCGGCGCCGGCAGCGACGGGAATATCTTCGCGTTTCATCAGCGTCAGCAGGCCAAGCGCGTTATGCAGGGTCTTCTCAGGCGTCTGGTTGCCGGCGGAGGTGGTGACGGCCTTGATGTCCAGTTCCGGCGAGCGCAGCGCCATGGCAAGGGCAATGGCGTCGTCGAGGCCGGGGTCGCAATCGATAATGATAGGGCGGGGCATGTTTATCTCCTTTTGTTGTTATCCAGTGAGCATCGGATCAAAACAGGGGATAAACAAGTGCTTTTAGTGCCGGGAAAGGGGGGCGAGAATGCGCCCCGGGCGGGGCGCATAGTGTCAATGAATCAATGCAGGATCTTGGCCAGGAAGTCTTTGGCGCGCTCTGATTCCGGGTTATTGAAGAAGTCGTCTTTGTTGCGGTCTTCGACAATTTTGCCTTCATCCATAAAGATCACCCGGTGGGCCACCTTGCGGGCAAAGCCCATTTCGTGGGTTACCACCATCATGGTCATGCCTTCTTGCGCCAGCTCAACCATGACGTCCAGCACTTCGTTGATCATTTCCGGATCAAGCGCGGAGGTCGGTTCATCGAACAACATGGCGATCGGATCCATGCACAGCGCACGGGCGATGGCCACGCGCTGCTGCTGGCCGCCGGAAAGCTGCCCGGGGAACTTGTTGGCGTGGGCGATCAGGCCGACGCGCTCCAGCAATTTCAGGCCTTTCTCTCGGGAGGCGGCTTTATCGCGTTTGAGTACTTTTACCTGCGCCAGCGTCAGATTGTCGATGATCGACAAGTGCGGGAACAGCTCAAAATGCTGGAATACCATGCCCACTTTGGAACGCAGCTGCGCCAGGTTGGTGCTCTTGTTGTTGACCGCCGTGCCGTTCACCAGGATATCGCCTTGCTGAATCGGCTCCAGACCGTTGACGGTTTTGATCAGGGTAGATTTGCCCGAGCCTGAAGGACCACAGACTACCACCACCTCGCCTTTTTTCACTTCTGTGGTGCAATCGGTCAGAACCTGAAAGTGACCGTACCACTTAGAAACATTTTTCAGGGATATCATCAAACAGTCCTTTTCTTCAAATAGCTTACCAGCGCCGAGGCGGCGATACTGATAACAAAATAGACAAAACCGGCGAACAGGATCATTTCAACCTGTGTGCCGTCGCGCTCGCCGATGGTTGAGGCGGTACGGAAGAAGTCGGCCAGGCTCAGTACGTAGACCAGCGAGGTATCCTGGAACAATACGATGCCTTGGGTCAGCAGCAGCGGAACCATTGCGCGGAACGCCTGCGGCAGGATCACCAGCTTCATCGACTGCCAGTGGGTCATGCCCAGCGCCAGCGCGGCGGATGACTGGCCGCGGGAAATACTGATAATGCCGGCGCGGATAATTTCCGAGTAATAGGCCGCTTCAAACAGGGAAAAGGCTACCATAGCCGAGATCAGCCGAATATCGGTTTTCGGCGACAGCCCCAGAACTTGTTGTAATAAGCTTGGAACCACCAGGTAGAACCACAGCAGCACCATCACCAGCGGTACGGAACGGAAAAGGTTGACGTAGATTGTGGCAAACCAGCTGATAGGTTTGATTGGCGACAGGCGCATGACCGCCAAAATGGTGCCCCAGAGAATGCCGAAAACGATGGCGGTCACGGTGATCTTCAGCGTGATGACCAACCCTTGCAGCAGGTAAGGGAAGCTTGGGACAATGGATGCCCAGTCAAATTCGTACATTATTTACTCCCCATATTGCCAGGCAACTGCACTTTCTTCTCTACCAAACGCATAAACAGCATGATCACGGCGTTGATGCCGATATAGGCCAGCGTAATGGCGGTAAAGGATTCATAGGCATGCGCGGAGTAATCCAGCAGTTTGCCGGCTTGAGCGGCCATATCCACCAGACCAATGGTTGAAGCGATGGCGGAGTTTTTGACCAGGTTGAGCATTTCCGAAGTCATCGGCGGCACAATGACCCGGTAGGCGTTCGGCAGCAGCACGTAGCGATAGGTTTGCGGCAGCGTCAAGCCCATGGCGAGCCCGGCGGCGCGTTGGCCACGCGGCAGGGACTGAATAGCGGCGCGCACCTGTTCGCATACGCGAGCAGCGGTAAACAGCCCGAGGCACAGCATGGAGGAGATAAAGAACTGCACGTTAGGATCGAGTTCGGTTTTGAACCACATACCCAGATTGGTCGGCAGCAGTTCCGGAACCACCAGATACCAGGTAAAGAATTGCACAATCAGCGGCACATTACGGAACAGTTCGACGTAACAGGTGCCGAGAGTGGAAAGAAAACGGTTTGGCACGGTACGCAAAATACCGAACAGCGAACCGACAAAGAAAGCGATAATCCAAGCACAGACGGAGAGGGCTACCGTGACCTGAAAGCCGGACCAAATCCAGCCGAGGTAGGTGGTATTCCCAAACGGGGCCTGCTGCAGGAAGATACCCCAGTTCCAATCTATTGACATAACAAACTCCGTTAAGCGGGCGCAGAGCGCCTAAAGATTGATGACTATTCGGCTCGGCGCCGATCGAATCGCAGCCAGTCAGGCTGGCTTGTGCGCGCGGAGATCGGTTGTGAGTTAGGGGGAAAATGAGGGAGGGGAACGGCCCCCCTCATTCCTGTCTGTCCCAGCCATCAACAGGGCCGGTTTGGCCTGGCGGCCGCCCCAGCTCTTTTTCTATTAGTTCAGTGCTTTATCGTTTGGCTCTTTGAACAGCTGCTTCATGTCATCTGACAGGGCGAAGTTCATGTTGAGGTTTTTTGGTGGAATTGGCTGGTTGAACCACTTATCAAACCATTTTGCCGCTTCACCGGAGGTTTGGGCCTGAGCGATGGTGTCATCGACCAGTTTTTTGAACTCAGGATCGTCTTTACGCAGCATACAGCCGTAAGCTTCTTTCGACTGCGGCGTGCCGAGAATTTCCCATTGATCCGGCTTCTTCGCTTTGGCTCGTTCGCCTGCCAACAGCGCATCATCCATCATGAAGGCTACGGCACGGCCGCTTTCCAGGGTACGGAACGAGTCACCGTGGTCCTTGGCGCTGATGATGCGCATGTTCATCTTGCCGCTGTCGTTCAATTTGTTCAGCAGCACTTCCGATGTGGTGCCGGAGGTGACTACCACCGGTTTGCCGGCCAGATCTTTGAAGTCTTTGACGTCAGAGCCTTTTTTCACCAGCAGGCGGGTACCGACCACGAAGATGGTGTCGGAGAAGGCCGCTTGTTTTTGACGTTCAACGTTGTTGGTGGTTGAACCACATTCAAAATCGAAGGTGCCGTTCTGCAGCAGCGGGATACGGTTCTGCGAGGTGATCGGCAGCATTTTTACCTGCAGATCGGGGAGGTTCAGTTTTTTCTTAACCGCTTCAACGATTTGGTTGGAGTAGTCCTGGGAATAGCCCACAACTTTCTGCTGGTTGTCGTAGTAGGAGAACGGCACTGACGATTCGCGATGGCCGACAACGATCACGCCGTTGTCTTTGATTTTCTTCAGCGTACCGGTCAGTTCTTCCGCATGGGCTACGTTACCCGCCATACCGATCAGCAGTAACGATAACGCCAATTTACGCATTTGCATGGTCCAGCTCCTTTGCTGTTGTCGTGGTTCTGACTCAAGAGTGTCAGGTTTAAAACGGGATCTCTTACTCAAGATATAAAGATAGTCTTGGAACAGATAACCGTTAGAAAATAGCCGATTGTGAACACAATGAAACTAAGATGTTTCATTTTTTGAGACGCCACGCGCACCAAATTAATGCAACAAAACCCTGATGCACCTTTCCGGTGCCAGTGATGCTCTCAAGTTGTGCATAAGTGCGACAAAACGTCAGTAAAAGTAAATCGGTCTTAAATCACAGAGTAATTAAAGCAAGGAGTGTGCCAGAAGCGTTGATTTGACGGGTGTTTGAGATAGGGATAGGGACGCGGTGCGCAGTTCACTGAACTGCGCACCGGGTGAGATTACCTGCGGCGCAGGCCGAGCATCAGCGCCATGCCGCCAAGCAGCAGGGTGATGATCCACAACGGTGTGGCGCCAAAGCGGGCGTATGGCGTAATGCCGGTGGTTGGGGTGACTTTCACCTCAAGCACGCTGCGGGTGAACTGCGGGATCTCCGCTATCACCTCACCGTTGGCGTCAACGGCGGCGGTTACGCCATTGTTGGTGCTGCGCAACAGCGGGCGCCCCAACTCCAGCGCACGCATGCGCGCCATCTGGAAGTGCTGCCACGGGCCGATGGAATGGCCGAACCAGGCGTCATTGGAGATGGTCAGCAGGAAGTTGGTGTCCGGGCGGAAGTTATCGCGCACCTGCTGGCCGAGAACAATCTCATAACAGATAGCCGCCGTCAGGTTATACCCTTTCACGCTCAACTGCGGTTGAACGTAATCGCCGCGGCTGAAGGACGACATCGGCAGATCGAAGAACGGCGCCAGTGGCCTCAACAGCGTTTCCAGCGGTACAAACTCGCCGAACGGCACCAAATGATGCTTGTTATAGCGGTCTTTGGCCGGGTAGACGTACGGCGTCTGTTCACCCAATACAATGGCGCTGTTATAGATTTGCTGGCCTTGCGGAGTGGCGCGTACGTCGACAATACCGGTGATCAGGCTGCTGTTTTTGGCGCGCATCAGGTCGTCCATCATGGTCAGGAAGCCATTCTGGCTGGCCTCGTAATCCGGGATGGCGGATTCCGGCCAGATGATGATCGGCGCCTTGCCCATATAAGGGCGGGTTTCATCCAGATAGGTTTGCAGCGTGCTGACCAGCGCTTTCGGATCCCACTTCATCGATTGGGCGATGTTGCCTTGTATCATGGCGACATTCACCGCTTTCTCCGGCTGCGGGGTAAACCACTGCAACTGACGCAGTGGCCAGGGCAGCAGCAGCAGTGCGATGGCAACGACCGCCGCGGCAACGCGGCGCTGATTGATGGCATACACCAGCAACCCGGCGATCGCCATCAGCATGAAGGTGATGGCGTCAACCCCCAGCAGCGGCGCGACGCCTTTCAGCGGCCCGTTGAGCTGGCTGTAGCCGAACTGCAGCCAGGGGAAACCGGTCAGCACCCAGCCGCGCAGAAACTCGGTCACTTGCCAAAGCACCGGCGCGGCAATCGCCAGGCGGTACCAACTGGTGGCCGGCCACAGGCGCGCCAACAACCCGGCGAACAGCCCGGTATACAACGCCAGGTAAGCGGCCAGCAGCGCGACCAGGAAAATATTGACGGCAAACGGCATACCGCCGAAGTCGGCAATGCTGACGTAAACCCAGTTGACGCCGGCGCCAAACAGACCGAACCCCCAGCAGAAGCCGAGCAGGGCGGATTGTCTGGCGGTGCGGTTCAGGGTAACGGCCAGCAGGCCGAACAGGGAAACAATGGCCGCAGGCCACATATCGTAAGGAGAAAACGCCAGCGCGCCGCCGGCACCAGACAACAGCGCCAGCAGGGCGCGAACCCGCTGGCGTTCAAGGAAAGAGGCTTTAGCCATGTTGGATTTAGTCTTCCAGTTTCGGTTGCGGAGAATCGTCCGGAATTTTTACATGAACCTGGATGATACGTCGACTGTCGGCCATCGCAACTTTAAATAGGTAACCTTCGATTTCAATGGTTTCCCCGCGCGCAGGCAGATGCCCGAAGGCTTGCATCACCAGGCCGCCGATGGTGTCGACCTCGTCGTCGCTGAAGTGCGTATTGAAGGCTTCGTTGAAGTCTTCAATCGGCGCCAACGCCCGCACGGTATACATATGGCGACTGAGTTGGCGGATATCCAGATCTTCCTCGTCGTCATATTCGTCTTCGATTTCGCCGACAATCAGTTCCAGAATATCTTCGATGGTGACCAGGCCGGAAACGCCGCCGAACTCGTCAATGACGATCGCCATGTGATAGCGCTGGGAGCGGAATTCTTTCAGCATCCGATCAACCCGCTTGCTTTCGGGTACCACCACCGCGGTGCGCAGCACCTTGTCGATGCTGAACGGTTCAGACTCTGCGCGCATAAACGGCAGCAGATCCTTGGCCATCAGAATGCCTTCGATGTGATCTTTATCTTCGCTGATCACCGGGAAACGCGAGTGGGCGGATTCGATAATCACGTCCAGGCACTCTTCCAGAGTCTGGTTACGCTTGAGTGTGACCATCTGGGAGCGTGGGATCATGATGTCGCGTACGCGCTGCTCTGCGATATCCATCACGCCTTCCAGCATGTCTCGGGTATCGGGGTCGATCAGATCGTTTTGCTCGGAATCGCGGATCAGCTCTACCAGATCGCCACGGTTTTTCGGTTCGCCGTGGAATAGCTGGTTAAGGATGAGAGTAAAGAACCCCTTCTTGGGACTGGGGCTGTCATTGCTTTGTGAATGGTCGTCGCTCATGGCGTTTTAGTTAATATCACTCATGTAAGAGTTAGGGGCGTCAGCGACAGCCCCTTACAGGGGCTGCGGGGGAATCAGCTGACGTCAGACGGGGTCTTTTTCCGCCAGGTACGGGTCCGGATAGCCCAGGCCGTGCATGATTTCGGTTTCCAAAGACTCCATTTCTTCGGCTTCATCGTCTTCGATGTGGTCATACCCTAGCAGATGAAGGCTGCCATGGACAACCATATGCGCCCAGTGGGCCTCCAGCGTCTTGCCCTGTTCAACCGCTTCCTGTTCAACGACCTGACGGCAGATGATCAGATCGCCGAGCAGCGGCAGCTCGATGCCCGGCGGGGCTTCGAACGGGAAGGACAGTACGTTGGTCGGTTTGTCCTTCCCGCGGTAGGTCAGGTTCAGTTCGTTGCTTTCGGCTTCGTCCACCACGCGAATGGTGACCTCGGCCTCTTCCTGAAACTGCGGCAGCACGCCTTCCAGCCAGCGCTGGAAGGTGGTTTCGTCCGGCAGGCCGTTGCTGTCTGCACAGGCAATCTGCAGATCCAAAATCACCTGGCTCATAGTGTCTCCTGCCCGGAGGCGATGATGGCCTCGTGCTTACGTTGTTCGGCAATCGCGTCTTTGCGTTTTTGTTCGGCGGCTTCCCAGGCTTCATAGGCGATAACCACGCGAGCTACCACCGGGTGGCGCACCACGTCTTCGCTATGGAAGAAGTTGAAGCTCAGTTCTTCGACATCCGACAGGACTTCTATCGCATGGCGCAGGCCGGATTTCTGGTTGCGCGGCAGGTCAATCTGCGTCACGTCGCCGGTGATCACCGCCTTCGAGTTGAAGCCGATGCGCGTCAGGAACATCTTCATCTGTTCGATGGTGGTGTTCTGGCTCTCATCGAGAATGATAAAGGCATCGTTCAGCGTGCGGCCGCGCATATAGGCCAGCGGCGCGACCTCAATCACGTTGCGTTCGATCAGCTTCTCCACGCGCTCAAAGCCCAGCATTTCGAATAGGGCGTCGTACAGCGGGCGCAGGTAAGGATCGACTTTCTGGCTCAGATCCCCCGGCAGGAAGCCCAGTTTTTCACCGGCCTCAACCGCCGGGCGCGTCAGCAGAATGCGGCGAATCTCCTGGCGTTCCAGGGCGTCTACCGCAGCGGCGACGGCCAGATAGGTCTTCCCGGTCCCCGCCGGCCCAATGCCGAAGGTGATGTCGTGATCGAGAATATTGGCGATGTACTGCGCCTGATTCGGCGTGCGCGGTTTCACCATGCCACGCTTGGTTTTGATGGTCACCGCTTTGCCGTAATCCGGCACGCTGTCGGCTACCTGTTCAAGCACCCGGCTCTCTTTGATGGCCAGATGGATCTGTTCCGGGTCGATATCCGGGATCACACCGCGAATGGGCGCGGTGTCCACGTACAGGTGGCGCAAGATATCGGCGGCGGCAACCACGCACGGGTTTTTGCCAACCAGCTTAAAACGGTTGTCACGGCGGTTGATCTCGATCCCCAACCGGCGTTCGATCTGTTTGATATTGTCATCAAACGGGCCGCACAGGCTGAGCAATCGCTTATTGTCTGCCGGCTCTAACAAAATTTCTTGTGTTGCGACGTTCAAACTATTCCTCAAGGCTCACATCGGGCCTGGTTGATTTTCGGTACGCGCATTCAGGGTAAACCCTGATGTTTCTACCTTGAATTATTCATGGTGCGCCGCACTGGCGCAAGTTTACCCATGATCTATCTGTGCGCCGGCGGCGTAATTCAAGGGCCGGAAGAGGAAAAAACGCGGCAAAAACAGCCGCGTAATTGTGCGGGGATCAGTTCTTTTTCACGAACTCGGATTTCAGCTTCATCGGGCCAAAACCATCGATTTTACAGTCAATGTTATGGTCGCCTTCCACCAGGCGAATGTTTTTCACCTTGGTGCCAATCTTCAGCATCGAAGAGCTGCCTTTGACCTTCAGATCTTTCACCACGGTCACGGCGTCGCCGTCGGCCAGCAGGTTGCCGTTGGCGTCTTTGACAATCAATGCATCGCTGTCTTCCGCCGGGGCGCTGTCGCTCCACTCGTGGGCGCATTCAGGGCAGATAAACATCGCATTGTCCTGATAGGTGTATTCGGAGTTGCATTTCGGGCAGTGTGGGAGTTGCATGCTATGTCGCCTCTTAATAAATAATAAAAAAACAAAAAAGAACATCACCGGACGCAAGCGCCCGGCGGAGAAATAATGTTTTTGTGTTGGATGCCATCCCAAAATAATTGGAGTTGCATCACAACAAAGCCACGGCTTTGTTGAGCAGCGCTTGCACGGGCCCCAACGGGGTGAGGCTTTGCCGGGTTGACTCCCCAGGAGCCTAGTAAACCAAATGACTGGGGGGCCAACACAGATGCAGCTTCAAGTATGAAGGGAGGGCTGGTAAGTGCCGACGCCCAACGCATTCTCTTTGCGGGTACGGGCGATCACCGACTGCGGGGATTCATGTACGCGCAGATCCATCTGCTGTTCGGTACGCACCACTGCGCCACGCAGTGTGTTGGTCATGACTTCGGTGATTTCCACGTCAACGAATTGGCCGATCATATCCGGCGTACCTTCAAAGTTCACCATACGGTTGCATTCGGTGCGGCCGGCCAGCTCCATCAGGCTTTTACGCGAGGTGCCCTCCACCAGAATACGCTGCACGGTACCGAGCATGCGGCGGCTGAACTGCAACACCTGCTGGTTGATGCGATCCTGCAGGATATACAGGCGCTGTTTCTTTTCGTCTTCGCTGACGTCGTCCACCATATCGGCCGCTGGGGTGCCCGGGCGTGACGAATAGATAAAACTGAAGCTGGCGTCGAAGTTAATCTCGGCGACCAGGTTCATGGTCTGTTCGAAGTCGGCCTGGGTTTCCCCCGGGAAGCCGATGATAAAGTCGGAGCTGAGCTGTATGTTCGGCCGCGCCTTGCGCAGTTTGCGAATGATCGCTTTGTATTCCAACGCGGTGTGCGCGCGTTTCATCATGGTCAGTATGCGGTCTGAGCCGCTCTGTACCGGCAGATGCAGGAAGCTGACCAGCTCTGGCGTGTCTTGATACACCGCGATGATGTCGTCGGTGAACTCAATCGGATGGCTGGTGGTGAAACGGATGCGGTCAATGCCGTCGATAGCCGCCACCAGGCGCAGCAGCTCGGCAAACGAGCAGATACCGCCATCGTAGGTGGCGCCGCGGTAGGCGTTGACGTTCTGGCCTAGCAGGTTCACTTCACGCACGCCCTGTGCCGCCAGTTGGGCGATTTCGAACAGCACGTCATCGCTTGGGCGGCTCACTTCCTCGCCGCGGGTGTAAGGCACCACGCAGAAGGTACAGTATTTGTTGCAGCCTTCCATAATGGAAACAAAGGCGGTTGGGCCTTCGGCGCGCGGTTCCGGCAGGCGGTCGAACTTCTCGATCTCCGGGAAGCTGATGTCGACGATTGGGCTGCGGGTTCCGCGTACGTGGTTGATCATTTCCGGCAGGCGGTGCAGGGTCTGCGGGCCGAACACTACGTCAACGCAGGGCGCGCGAGTGCGGATCAATTCGCCTTCCTGAGAGGCGACGCAGCCGCCCACGCCGATGATCAGCGCCGGGTTTTTCTCTTTCAGCAATCTCCAGCGCCCAAGCATGGCGAAAACTTTTTCCTGCGCCTTTTCACGAATTGAGCAGGTATTCAGCAGCAGCACGTCCGCTTCTTCGGCGTTTTCGGTCCACTCGAAGCCGTGTGTGCTGTTCAACAGGTCGGCCATTTTCGATGAATCGTATTCATTCATCTGGCAGCCCCAGGTTTTGATATGTAGTTTTTTCGTCATTGACTTGCCATTACTCAGTGCGGAGCGAAAGTTGCGTTACGCGACATGCAGAATGCGTATTGTAATCATTTGGCGCCGTTGTGACCAGCGTGGGGAAAACGGTATGCGACCTGATGCGCAATTAAAAATCCGGTACACTGATGCCAAATGCCGTGCCCGCTGGGATGGCGATAATTCACTAAGAAAACATGACCAAAATGAACACATCTCAAAAAAGGTATGACGCCGTAGTGGTTGGCGGCGGGATGGTCGGCGCGGCGGCGGCGCTGGGATTGGCGCAGGCCGGTTGGTCGGTGGCGCTGTTGGAACATCAGGCGCCGCAGGCGTTCGATGAGCAAAGCCCGCCGGATCTGCGTATTTCCGCGATTGGTTGCACCTCGGTGGGGCTGCTCAAGCAGCTTGGCGTCTGGCAAGCGGTGGCGGGCATGCGTGCGGCGCCGTACCGCCGGTTGGAAACCTGGGAATGGGCGTCCTCACGCGTGGCGTTTGACGCGGCCTCGCTGGGCCTGCCTGAGCTGGGCTTTATGGTGGAAAATCGGATTTTGCAATTGGCGCTGTGGCAGCAAATGGAGCGGTGCGGCAATTTGACGCTCTGTTGCCCCGCCAGGCTGCGTTCGCTGCAACGGGCAGATGACCACTGGCAACTGGAGCTGGACTCTTCTGAGAGGCTGCAGGCGCGGCTGGTGGTGGGCGCCGACGGCGCCAATTCGCAGGTGCGTAATCTGGCGGCCATCGGCACCAGCGGCTGGCAGTATCGCCAGTCCTGCATGTTGATCACCGTCGATACCGGTGCGCCGCAGCAGGATGTGACCTGGCAGCAATTTTTCCCTTCCGGGCCGCGCGCTTTCCTGCCGCTATACGATCAATGGGCTTCGCTGGTGTGGTATGACAGCCCGCAACGCATCCGTCAGTTGCAAGCGCTGCCGCCGGCGCAGCTTGAGCGGGAAATCGCCGAAGCGTTTCCGGCTCGCCTGGGGGCGGTAAAAGTGCATGCCGCCGGGGCCTTTCCGCTGGCGCGCCGCCACGCACAGCGCTATGTGCTGCCGGGGCTGGCGTTGCTCGGTGATGCAGCGCACACCATCAACCCGTTGGCGGGGCAGGGAGTGAACCTGGGCTATCGCGATGTGGAAGCGTTGCTGGCGGTACTGAGCGACGCGCGGGAGCTGGGCGAGGACTGGAGCAGTGAAGCGGTGCTGATGCGCTATCAGCGCCGTCGTCGCACCGATAACCTGCTGATGCAAAGCGGCATGGATCTGTTTTATACCGCTTTCAGCAATAATTTGGCGCCGCTGAACGTAGCGCGCAATATTGCGCTGATGGCGGCCCAGCGGGTAGGCAGGCTGAAGGAGCATGCGCTGAAATACGCATTGGGCTTGTAGTCGAGGGGGATATTGTCGGGTACGGGCGCAACAGGCTGCGCCCGCTTTAACGAGACGTCAATAAATTCAGAATAGCAAAAAGCCCGCCGAAGCGGGCTTTTCTAAATGTGGCTGGGGTGCCAGGATTCGAACCTGGGTATGCTGGTATCAGAAACCAGAGCCTTACCGCTTGGCGACACCCCAATGGTATAACAGTAAAATATGGTGGCTACGACGGGATTTGAACCTGTGACCCCATCATTATGAGTGATGTGCTCTAACCAGCTGAGCTACGTAGCCATTTTTCGATATTTTACCTTAAAAGTCAACAGTGTCGGTATGGCTGGGGTACCTGGATTCGAACCAGGGAATGCTGGTATCAAAAACCAGTGCCTTACCGCTTGGCGATACCCCATCAACACGTAAACTTTTTTGCAACATCCCCATCCTAAAAAAGATGGCTGGGGTACCTGGATTCGAACCAGGGAATGCCGGTATCAAAAACCGGTGCCTTACCGCTTGGCGATACCCCACCTGTTGCCTGCACGACGATGAAAAGAAATGGTGCGGGAGGCGAGACTTGAACTCGCACACCTTGCGGCGCTAGAACCTAAATCTAGTGCGTCTACCAATTTCGCCACTCCCGCAAAAAGATGGTGGCTACGACGGGATTTGAACCTGTGACCCCATCATTATGAGTGATGTGCTCTAACCAGCTGAGCTACGTAGCCATCTTTTTTCGCGCAACCTTCATCGGCGTTGCGGGGCG is a window of Serratia plymuthica DNA encoding:
- the miaB gene encoding tRNA (N6-isopentenyl adenosine(37)-C2)-methylthiotransferase MiaB, which produces MTKKLHIKTWGCQMNEYDSSKMADLLNSTHGFEWTENAEEADVLLLNTCSIREKAQEKVFAMLGRWRLLKEKNPALIIGVGGCVASQEGELIRTRAPCVDVVFGPQTLHRLPEMINHVRGTRSPIVDISFPEIEKFDRLPEPRAEGPTAFVSIMEGCNKYCTFCVVPYTRGEEVSRPSDDVLFEIAQLAAQGVREVNLLGQNVNAYRGATYDGGICSFAELLRLVAAIDGIDRIRFTTSHPIEFTDDIIAVYQDTPELVSFLHLPVQSGSDRILTMMKRAHTALEYKAIIRKLRKARPNIQLSSDFIIGFPGETQADFEQTMNLVAEINFDASFSFIYSSRPGTPAADMVDDVSEDEKKQRLYILQDRINQQVLQFSRRMLGTVQRILVEGTSRKSLMELAGRTECNRMVNFEGTPDMIGQFVDVEITEVMTNTLRGAVVRTEQQMDLRVHESPQSVIARTRKENALGVGTYQPSLHT
- the ubiF gene encoding 3-demethoxyubiquinol 3-hydroxylase, with the protein product MNTSQKRYDAVVVGGGMVGAAAALGLAQAGWSVALLEHQAPQAFDEQSPPDLRISAIGCTSVGLLKQLGVWQAVAGMRAAPYRRLETWEWASSRVAFDAASLGLPELGFMVENRILQLALWQQMERCGNLTLCCPARLRSLQRADDHWQLELDSSERLQARLVVGADGANSQVRNLAAIGTSGWQYRQSCMLITVDTGAPQQDVTWQQFFPSGPRAFLPLYDQWASLVWYDSPQRIRQLQALPPAQLEREIAEAFPARLGAVKVHAAGAFPLARRHAQRYVLPGLALLGDAAHTINPLAGQGVNLGYRDVEALLAVLSDARELGEDWSSEAVLMRYQRRRRTDNLLMQSGMDLFYTAFSNNLAPLNVARNIALMAAQRVGRLKEHALKYALGL